A genome region from Hemitrygon akajei chromosome 14, sHemAka1.3, whole genome shotgun sequence includes the following:
- the rassf8b gene encoding ras association domain-containing protein 8b: protein MMELKVWVDGVQRIVCGVTEATTCQEVVIALAQAIGRTGRYTLIEKWRETERHLAPHENPLAALNKWGQYASDVQLILRRTGPSLSERPTSDSVGRAPERTLYRQSLPPLAKLRPQNDRSLRRKEPKRKSLTFSGGPKGFIDVFGKCANLEVKHQPLASRVSAEELKKVVHLQREKLHTLQRQLESNQAEMKYWEGKVGLRVEEEILRLEQRIKKNEVEIEEEEFWENEWQIERENEKQLKEQLEEVSLRIKDSEEKLKDCTEKIQRIERGIETEKVQQELRGSQVNEEEVKGNLVKIRKDIELKCQHSTRLQNSLRAVERTLGQANKKLQEKELELEQLTKELRQVNLQQFIQQTGTKVTVLPAEPTEEELSAAQEKGSLTTTGSLKWPTSARQLPSNLRTLQNPLISGFNPEGIYV, encoded by the exons GCAGAACTGGCCGATACACCCTCATTGagaagtggagagagacagaaCGTCACCTGGCACCCCACGAGAATCCGCTGGCTGCCCTGAACAAGTGGGGACAGTATGCCAGTGATGTGCAGCTAATCCTGCGGCGGACGGGCCCCTCTCTGAGCGAGCGGCCCACGTCAGATAGCGTTGGCCGCGCACCTGAGAGAACTTTATACCGGCAGAGCCTGCCGCCCTTGGCCAAGCTGAGGCCCCAGAATGACAGGTCGTTACGGAGGAAAGAGCCCAAAAGGAAGTCCTTGACTTTTAGTGGTGGCCCAAAGGGGTTCATTGATGTTTTTGGGAAGTGTGCGAACTTGGAGGTGAAGCACCAGCCTCTGGCCAGCCGGGTGTCTGCCGAGGAGCTGAAGAAGGTGGTTCATCTGCAGCGGGAGAAGCTCCACACGCTGCAGAGGCAGCTGGAGTCCAACCAGGCAGAAATGAAGTACTGGGAGGGAAAGGTGGGCCTCCGCGTGGAGGAGGAAATCCTGCGGCTGGAGCAGAGAATTAAGAAGAACGAGGTAGAGATTGAGGAGGAGGAGTTCTGGGAGAATGAGTGGCAGATCGAGCGGGAGAATGAGAAGCAGCTGAAGGAGCAGCTGGAGGAGGTGAGTCTCCGGATCAAGGACAGCGAGGAGAAGCTGAAGGACTGCACGGAGAAAATCCAGCGGATCGAACGGGGCATTGAAACCGAGAAGGTGCAGCAGGAGCTCCGCGGATCGCAGGTCAATGAGGAGGAGGTGAAAGGAAATCTGGTGAAAATCAGGAAGGACATCGAGCTCAAGTGCCAGCACAGCACAAGGCTGCAGAACAGTCTGCGAGCTGTGGAAAGGACGTTGGGTCAAGCCAATAAAAAGCTTCAG GagaaggagctggagctggagcagCTGACCAAGGAGCTGAGGCAAGTCAATCTCCAACAGTTCATCCAGCAGACAGGAACCAAGGTCACAGTACTTCCCGCTGAACCGACAGAGGAAGAGCTGTCTGCAGCCCAAGAGAAAG GGTCTCTGACTACTACAGGTTCCCTGAAGTGGCCTACCTCAGCACGGCAGCTGCCCAGTAATCTAAGGACTCTGCAGAATCCTCTGATTTCGGGCTTCAACCCAGAAGGCATCTACGTATAA